The DNA region ATTAACATCGTAAGTTTTTAAAGCTTCATAAACATTCTTAGAAAGGGTACCTACAGCTAAAACATAGACATTAGATTCTTTTTGTTTTTTTAAATATTTCCATTCATTATCTACTATCTGAAGTTTATCCAATATTTCTTTAATATCTACTTTCTCTCCATCTCTTGGAAATCTTATAAACCTTGGTTTGTTAATACCTTTTATTATAGAAGTATATACCATATTTGCTAAATCTTGCGCATCTAAAGGAGTCCATATCTCCACATTCGGAATCAATCGAGTATATGATATATCAAATACACCATGGTGAGTAGGCCCATCTTCTCCTACCAAACCTGCTCTGTCTAATAAAAAAAGTACAGGAATCTCTTGTAGGGCTACGTCATGAATTAAAGAATCAAAAGCTCTTTGCATAAAAGTTGAATAAACATCAACTATAGGAAGAATTTTTCCTCCTAACGAAACAGCAGCAGCAGTTGTTACAATACTTGCTTCTGTTATTCCCATATCTATAACTTTGTTATTATCTACATTTTGAAGAATATCTAACCCTGTCCCTTCAGCCATCGCACCTGTAAAAACAACAAATTGATAGTTCTTTAAATGTGCAAGTGTATATCCTACTACTTTGCTATAAGAAAGTTTTTCAGCGTTGCTTTTTGAAACCCCATGAAACTTAGTTGGATATGCTTCTGTTTCTTCAAACCCTTTACCTTTTTTTGTAACAACATGAAGCAACACAGAATTTTCTTTATAATCTTTTACAAAAGATAAAAATTCTTCCAATTTTTTAATATTATGTCCGTCTACAGGACCGTAATATTTAATACCCATATCTTCAAAAAAAGCTGCTGGTGAATTGTACAAAGAATATTTCAAACTATCTCTAACTCTTCTTAAAAGGTTTTCAAAATCTTTACCTACCTGATGGTGCTCTTCTAATGTATCTTTTATAACCTTTTTAACTTCAGTATATTCTTTCTTTACTCTAAAATTATTTAAAAGCGTTGAAAGGGATCCTACATTCTTCGATATAGCCATGTTATTATCGTTTAAAATTATTTTTATTTTAGCTCCTTGATAACTCAATTGATTTAATGACTCTAAAGCCATACCACAACCTAATGCCCCATCCCCAATTATGGAAACTATATTTCGATTCACACCTTTTATTTTATCGGCTATAGCATACCCTAACGCCGCAGCTATAGATGTTCCAGCATGTCCAGCACCAAATCTATCAGCTTGCGACTCATGAATATTAGTATACCCACTTATTCCATCTTTTTTTCTTATATTTTTAAAATCTTTCCATCGACCAGTAAGAAGTTTATGAACATAAGATTGGTGACTTGTATCCCAAATAACAATATCTTCAAAAGGATCAAAAACTCTGTATAAAGCGATAGTTAATTCCACTACACCTAAATTAGAAGCTAAATGTCCATTGTTGTTGTATACTACAGTGAATATATAATTTCTTATTTCTTTTGCTAATTCTTCTAATTCCTCATAATTCATGTTTTTTAAAGCTATATAAAGAGGCGTTTCTGTATCAAATTTCATTTTTCATTACATAGGTTTTTAATTATAAAGTTAAAATTAAAAACCTATGTGGCCCCCTTTCATAGAAATAGTTAAAATAGGGTTTGCTAAATCAATAAGAATTGGTCGCGAGCTAATCTATCCATAATTCCATTAACAAAACTCGCAGCTTTTTGAGTAGAATAAGTTTTTGTTAGTTCCGTAGCTTCATTTAGAATTACTTTAGTAGGAATCTCTTTTTTATTTGTTAATTCATATATGAAAATTCTCATAACTGTTTTTTCAACGCTACCGATTCTTTCTAAAGACCACCCTTCTGAATATCTTTCTATTATGTTATCATATTCTTGTTTATTTTGATATATATCTCTTATATAAGTTTTCGCTTCATCCATATTTTTTTCATCTAATTTTAGCCCTTCGGTAATCTTTTCAAAGGTGAAAAAAATATCTTCAAGTGAAGAATCTTTAATATCCATTTGAAATAGGCTCTCAAACACAATTTTTCTCATCAATCTTTTCTGAAAAATAAAATCTTTCATTATTAATCCTTTTTCTCCTCTTCTTCCTCCTCTTCATCATCGTCATCTTTTTCCTCAGCCTTTTCCTTTTCCTCATTTTCGCCTTCCTGAACTTCTTCGTACTCTTCTATTTCCTCAGGTTTTAAAAGTGTATCTATAGTTACATCAACGTTTGAAACATATACTTCTGCTATCTTTTCGAGTTCTTCTTTTATAATTTTTTGGATTTCTTTTGTAAAACTAACTATATTTTCTCCGTACTTTGCAGGAACTTTCAATGATAAACTAACACTTGCGTCATCGTTGATAACAACTTTTATACTTTTTTGTAATTCCTTTTGAATTTTGCTATCAAAAATCTTTTTTTCTTTCAAATGGCCTT from Petrotoga sp. 9PWA.NaAc.5.4 includes:
- the dxs gene encoding 1-deoxy-D-xylulose-5-phosphate synthase, which produces MKFDTETPLYIALKNMNYEELEELAKEIRNYIFTVVYNNNGHLASNLGVVELTIALYRVFDPFEDIVIWDTSHQSYVHKLLTGRWKDFKNIRKKDGISGYTNIHESQADRFGAGHAGTSIAAALGYAIADKIKGVNRNIVSIIGDGALGCGMALESLNQLSYQGAKIKIILNDNNMAISKNVGSLSTLLNNFRVKKEYTEVKKVIKDTLEEHHQVGKDFENLLRRVRDSLKYSLYNSPAAFFEDMGIKYYGPVDGHNIKKLEEFLSFVKDYKENSVLLHVVTKKGKGFEETEAYPTKFHGVSKSNAEKLSYSKVVGYTLAHLKNYQFVVFTGAMAEGTGLDILQNVDNNKVIDMGITEASIVTTAAAVSLGGKILPIVDVYSTFMQRAFDSLIHDVALQEIPVLFLLDRAGLVGEDGPTHHGVFDISYTRLIPNVEIWTPLDAQDLANMVYTSIIKGINKPRFIRFPRDGEKVDIKEILDKLQIVDNEWKYLKKQKESNVYVLAVGTLSKNVYEALKTYDVNIIGVRSVKPLDIRIIKELKERAETILVYEEGSLKGGFNEEIFKIRNKNVYSYGIDDEFIPHASRKEQLEYCGLSIEKIRKNYEKIFNNNKVR
- the nusB gene encoding transcription antitermination factor NusB codes for the protein MKDFIFQKRLMRKIVFESLFQMDIKDSSLEDIFFTFEKITEGLKLDEKNMDEAKTYIRDIYQNKQEYDNIIERYSEGWSLERIGSVEKTVMRIFIYELTNKKEIPTKVILNEATELTKTYSTQKAASFVNGIMDRLARDQFLLI
- a CDS encoding Asp23/Gls24 family envelope stress response protein translates to MPLNEENDYGEISISENVLKDLVYKSVEGHLKEKKIFDSKIQKELQKSIKVVINDDASVSLSLKVPAKYGENIVSFTKEIQKIIKEELEKIAEVYVSNVDVTIDTLLKPEEIEEYEEVQEGENEEKEKAEEKDDDDEEEEEEEKKD